In a single window of the Sediminicoccus sp. KRV36 genome:
- a CDS encoding NADP-dependent oxidoreductase: MSENNLQVLLKRRPVGEPVAEDFEVVERPVPLPGRGQVLVRNRFLSLDPYMRGRMSDAKSYAKPVELGAVMEGATVGEVVASDDPSFAPGDTVMGGQGWQRFCVMDGGRLRRVDVGEVPLSANLGVLGMPGLTAWVGLEDIGEPKAGETVVISAASGAVGQVAGQIAKARGCRVIGIAGGAAKCAFVKEELGFDDCLDHRGDLNAQLDAACPDGVDVYWENVGGHVQAAVFPRLRDFGRMVMCGMISQYNIAPGADAAGAPAGPNLGPVVRKRLRIQGFIVSDHGWERYGQFRAVMLGLIRAGQLRWREDVVVGLPAAPGAFIGLLKGENFGKLVIKVE, from the coding sequence ATGAGTGAAAACAACCTCCAGGTGCTGCTGAAACGCCGCCCCGTGGGCGAGCCCGTGGCCGAGGATTTCGAGGTGGTGGAACGCCCCGTCCCCCTGCCCGGCCGCGGCCAGGTGCTGGTGCGCAACCGCTTCCTCAGCCTCGATCCCTATATGCGCGGCCGGATGAGCGACGCGAAAAGCTACGCCAAGCCCGTCGAGCTCGGCGCGGTGATGGAAGGGGCCACGGTGGGCGAGGTCGTCGCCTCGGATGATCCGAGCTTCGCGCCCGGCGATACGGTAATGGGCGGGCAAGGCTGGCAGCGCTTCTGCGTGATGGATGGCGGGCGCCTGCGCCGGGTGGATGTGGGGGAGGTGCCGCTCTCGGCCAATCTGGGCGTGCTCGGTATGCCCGGCCTCACCGCCTGGGTGGGGCTGGAGGATATCGGCGAGCCCAAGGCCGGTGAGACGGTGGTGATCAGCGCGGCCTCGGGTGCCGTGGGCCAGGTGGCCGGGCAGATCGCCAAGGCGCGTGGCTGCCGCGTGATCGGCATTGCGGGCGGTGCGGCCAAATGCGCCTTCGTGAAGGAGGAGCTGGGCTTCGATGATTGCCTGGACCACCGCGGCGACCTGAACGCGCAGCTTGACGCCGCCTGCCCCGATGGCGTGGACGTCTATTGGGAGAATGTCGGCGGCCATGTGCAGGCGGCGGTGTTTCCCCGCCTGCGCGATTTCGGCCGGATGGTGATGTGTGGGATGATCTCGCAATACAACATCGCCCCCGGTGCCGATGCCGCCGGTGCGCCGGCCGGCCCCAATCTGGGCCCCGTGGTGCGCAAGCGGCTGCGCATCCAGGGCTTCATCGTGAGCGACCATGGCTGGGAACGCTACGGCCAGTTCCGCGCCGTGATGCTGGGGCTGATCCGGGCCGGGCAATTGCGCTGGCGTGAGGATGTGGTGGTGGGGCTGCCGGCGGCACCCGGCGCCTTCATCGGCCTGCTCAAGGGCGAGAATTTCGGCAAGCTTGTCATCAAGGTGGAATAA
- the aroB gene encoding 3-dehydroquinate synthase produces the protein MLALGPVSRNLAQPDSLQAPASRSIVLVGMPGAGKSSIGRRLAARWGLPFRDADTEIERAAGIPVGEIFARYGEAHFREGERRVIARLLQADGPIVLATGGGAYVDARSRAAIREAGAITIWLKCRLSTLMRRVAGRDHRPMFVNQDPREVLERLMAARHPAYAEADVTLICSDEHPDVTTRRVADAIAAHRPPERLRVELSRNAYDIVVGEGVLKRAGAELAQRLEGRRVVIVSDQSVAPLHLPMLRESLADGGFSVAAEFLVPPGEASKCFAQFERLVDGILSAKADRRLTVIALGGGVVGDLAGFAAAAVLRGLPFVQCPTTLLAQVDSSVGGKTGINTSHGKNLLGAFHQPKLVLADTATLRTLPPRDLRAGWAEVAKHGLLQGPLWDWCESEGPRAMRGDADALAHAVLESCKLKSAVVVDDEFEMKPEGGRALLNLGHTFGHALEAECGYGGELLHGEAVAIGLGLATELSARLGLCSQEMPGRVREHLREIGLPNRIAQLPRGFTVARLIARMRADKKARDGAMRFVLLRGAGDAFTESGVDEAMVRALLIEEGCEP, from the coding sequence GTGCTAGCCTTGGGGCCAGTGTCACGCAACCTCGCCCAGCCCGATTCCCTTCAAGCGCCGGCCTCACGAAGCATCGTGCTGGTCGGCATGCCGGGGGCGGGCAAATCCTCGATCGGACGTCGCCTGGCGGCGCGCTGGGGCTTGCCCTTTCGCGATGCCGATACCGAGATCGAGCGCGCGGCCGGCATTCCCGTCGGTGAAATCTTCGCCCGCTATGGCGAGGCGCATTTCCGCGAGGGCGAGCGCCGGGTCATCGCCCGGCTGCTGCAGGCGGATGGCCCCATCGTGCTGGCCACCGGCGGCGGCGCCTATGTGGATGCGCGCTCCCGCGCCGCGATCCGTGAGGCGGGGGCCATCACCATCTGGCTGAAATGCCGGCTTTCCACCCTGATGCGCCGCGTCGCCGGGCGCGACCACCGGCCGATGTTCGTGAACCAGGACCCGCGCGAGGTGCTGGAACGGCTGATGGCCGCCCGCCACCCCGCCTATGCCGAGGCCGATGTGACCCTGATCTGTTCCGACGAACACCCCGATGTGACGACGCGCCGCGTGGCCGATGCCATCGCCGCCCATCGCCCGCCCGAGCGGCTGCGCGTCGAGCTTTCCCGCAACGCCTATGACATCGTCGTGGGAGAGGGCGTGCTGAAACGCGCCGGCGCCGAGCTGGCGCAGCGGCTGGAAGGGCGGCGCGTGGTCATCGTCAGTGACCAGTCGGTGGCGCCGCTGCACCTGCCCATGCTGCGCGAATCGCTGGCCGATGGGGGCTTCAGCGTCGCCGCCGAATTCCTGGTGCCGCCCGGCGAGGCCAGCAAATGCTTCGCGCAGTTCGAGCGCCTGGTGGATGGCATTCTCTCCGCCAAGGCGGATCGCCGCCTCACCGTCATCGCCCTCGGTGGCGGCGTCGTGGGGGATCTGGCGGGCTTCGCCGCGGCCGCCGTGCTGCGCGGCCTGCCCTTCGTGCAATGCCCGACGACGCTGCTGGCCCAGGTGGATAGCTCGGTCGGCGGCAAGACCGGCATCAACACGAGCCACGGCAAGAACCTGCTGGGCGCTTTCCACCAGCCTAAGCTCGTCCTGGCCGATACCGCGACGCTGCGCACCCTGCCGCCCCGCGACTTGCGCGCGGGCTGGGCGGAGGTCGCGAAGCACGGGCTGCTGCAGGGCCCGCTCTGGGACTGGTGCGAGAGCGAGGGGCCACGGGCGATGCGGGGCGATGCCGATGCCCTGGCCCATGCCGTGCTGGAAAGCTGCAAGCTGAAATCCGCCGTCGTCGTGGATGACGAGTTCGAGATGAAGCCGGAGGGCGGGCGCGCCCTGCTCAATCTCGGCCACACCTTCGGCCATGCGCTGGAGGCCGAGTGCGGCTATGGCGGCGAATTGCTGCATGGCGAGGCTGTGGCCATCGGGCTTGGCCTCGCCACGGAACTCTCGGCCCGGCTTGGCCTCTGCTCGCAGGAAATGCCCGGCCGCGTGCGCGAGCATCTGCGCGAGATCGGCCTGCCAAACCGCATCGCGCAATTGCCGCGCGGCTTCACGGTGGCGCGGCTGATCGCCCGCATGCGCGCCGACAAGAAGGCCCGTGACGGCGCGATGCGCTTCGTGCTGCTGCGCGGCGCCGGCGATGCATTCACTGAAAGCGGCGTGGACGAAGCCATGGTCCGCGCCCTGTTGATCGAGGAAGGCTGCGAGCCATGA
- a CDS encoding tyrosine recombinase: MNRHLESFLEMMAAERGAARNTLEAYRADLESALAHLPGDAVAASPADLRGWLATQAAFSARTQARRLSSLRQFYRFLAREGLRADDPTELLDSPRAPASLPKALTEAEVGQLLEGAQKLPPAQAPIAVAAIELLYASGLRVTELVTLPAGMLRAEEPLVTVMGKGRKERLVPISRRAREAAQAAQEGLVPRGKGRLSARKWLLPSRGANGHLTRQGVGLLLKQAALAGGLDPAKVSPHVLRHSFATHLLSRGADLRALQTLLGHADIATTQIYTRVLEERLRAVVEEHHPLARG; encoded by the coding sequence GTGAACCGCCACCTCGAATCCTTCCTGGAGATGATGGCGGCCGAGCGCGGCGCGGCGCGCAACACGCTGGAGGCCTATCGCGCCGATCTGGAAAGCGCGCTGGCCCATCTGCCCGGCGACGCGGTGGCGGCGAGCCCCGCGGATCTGCGCGGCTGGCTGGCCACCCAGGCGGCATTTTCCGCGCGCACCCAGGCCCGGCGCCTCTCCTCCTTGCGGCAATTCTACCGCTTCCTGGCGCGGGAGGGCCTGCGCGCCGATGACCCGACGGAATTGCTCGACAGCCCCCGCGCGCCCGCCTCCCTGCCCAAGGCCCTGACCGAGGCGGAGGTGGGGCAATTGCTGGAGGGGGCGCAAAAACTCCCGCCAGCCCAGGCGCCGATCGCCGTGGCGGCGATCGAGCTGCTCTACGCCTCGGGCCTGCGCGTGACGGAGCTGGTGACGCTGCCCGCCGGCATGCTGCGCGCCGAGGAACCCCTGGTCACGGTGATGGGCAAGGGCCGCAAGGAGCGCCTGGTGCCGATCTCCCGCCGCGCGCGGGAGGCGGCGCAGGCGGCGCAGGAGGGGTTGGTGCCGCGCGGCAAGGGGCGGCTTTCGGCCAGGAAATGGTTGCTGCCCTCACGCGGGGCGAATGGGCATCTGACGCGCCAGGGGGTGGGGTTGCTGCTGAAGCAGGCGGCGCTGGCGGGCGGGCTCGATCCGGCGAAGGTCAGCCCGCATGTGCTGCGGCACAGCTTCGCCACGCATCTGCTCTCACGCGGGGCGGATCTGCGCGCCTTGCAGACGCTGCTGGGCCACGCCGATATCGCGACCACGCAGATCTATACGCGCGTCCTGGAGGAGCGGCTGCGGGCGGTGGTGGAGGAACATCACCCCCTCGCGCGCGGGTAG
- a CDS encoding helix-turn-helix transcriptional regulator: MKFADIGQQLRAYRMESGMRAEEIAARLGVSRAALYRYEKGEVIKLETIRRLAELLKVSPLSLLGIGIEYFARPAAFQERLRGLEEQADQILLVGGAFCWQITGEALEGALAEAWTQAVPAGPDRNVAISLIEQGLGALTARKRLYTQKRPSVIAVLSEAAIITLLTEGIAAGLNIPEASRSRARIAAAQEAEAMATIMETVPIGLQLGLATGVQPAAPFMVLRGRDRAHVITSPIAADAPPSASTGVAGITAAEEAVSVHQRVAEAMWRDSLKGSEAAARLRQLVRETRA; the protein is encoded by the coding sequence ATGAAATTCGCTGATATCGGCCAGCAGCTCCGCGCCTATCGTATGGAATCCGGCATGCGGGCCGAGGAGATCGCCGCCCGCCTCGGTGTCTCCCGCGCGGCGCTGTATCGCTACGAAAAGGGCGAGGTGATCAAGCTGGAGACGATCCGCCGCCTCGCGGAACTGCTGAAGGTCTCGCCGCTCTCCCTGCTGGGCATCGGCATCGAATATTTCGCCCGCCCCGCCGCCTTCCAGGAGCGGCTGCGCGGGCTGGAGGAGCAGGCGGACCAGATCCTGCTCGTCGGCGGCGCCTTCTGCTGGCAGATCACGGGCGAGGCGCTGGAAGGCGCCCTGGCCGAGGCCTGGACCCAGGCCGTGCCCGCCGGACCTGACCGCAATGTCGCGATCTCCCTGATCGAACAGGGGCTGGGCGCGCTCACCGCCCGCAAGCGCCTCTACACGCAAAAGCGGCCAAGCGTGATCGCCGTGCTGAGCGAAGCGGCCATCATCACCCTCCTCACCGAGGGCATCGCCGCCGGGCTGAACATCCCCGAGGCGTCCCGCAGCCGTGCGCGCATCGCCGCGGCGCAGGAGGCGGAGGCCATGGCCACGATCATGGAAACCGTGCCCATCGGCCTGCAGCTCGGCCTCGCCACCGGGGTGCAGCCGGCCGCACCCTTCATGGTGCTGCGCGGGCGGGACCGCGCGCATGTCATCACCTCGCCCATCGCCGCCGATGCGCCGCCCTCCGCCTCGACCGGCGTCGCCGGCATCACCGCCGCCGAGGAAGCCGTCTCGGTCCATCAGCGCGTGGCCGAGGCCATGTGGCGCGATTCGCTGAAGGGCAGTGAGGCCGCGGCGCGGTTGCGGCAATTGGTGCGCGAAACAAGGGCTTGA
- a CDS encoding amidohydrolase: protein MNPELHTTLTGWRRHLHAHPGLTLDEGETAAFVVEKLKSLGVTEIETGVGGHGVVATLRRASTGAGGNRSVGLRADMDALPIQELDETLPYRSRKPGVMHACGHDGHTTALLGAAALLLADTSWSGTVRLVFQPAEEGGGGARHMIKDGLFQRFPMDRIFGWHNWPGLEAGHIAIHEKAVMAAGARFDITFDGHAGHAALPHMTRDPMLGIGHAIVALQSIVGRNVDPLQSAVVSVTIAEAGTAGNQISNRAKLTGTARWLDESVGDLIEARMREIAHGIAAAYGLTAEVGFRRGVPVTANHPAERETAAAAAASVTTIRRDLPPAMTGEDFSWFLGEVPGAFVWIGNGPADGGRELHHPAYDFNDDVLPAASGFLAAVAKRALGEN, encoded by the coding sequence ATGAACCCAGAGCTTCACACCACCCTGACCGGCTGGCGCCGCCACCTCCACGCCCATCCCGGCCTGACGCTGGATGAGGGCGAAACCGCGGCCTTCGTGGTGGAAAAGCTGAAATCCCTCGGCGTCACGGAAATCGAAACGGGGGTGGGCGGCCATGGCGTGGTCGCCACCTTGCGGCGGGCCTCCACCGGCGCGGGGGGCAATCGCAGCGTCGGGTTGCGGGCCGACATGGACGCCCTGCCCATCCAGGAACTGGACGAGACCCTGCCGTATCGCAGCCGCAAGCCCGGCGTCATGCATGCCTGCGGCCATGATGGCCACACCACCGCCCTGCTGGGGGCCGCGGCCCTGCTGCTGGCGGATACGAGCTGGTCCGGCACGGTCCGCCTGGTCTTCCAGCCGGCCGAGGAAGGCGGCGGCGGCGCCCGCCACATGATCAAGGACGGGCTGTTCCAGCGTTTCCCGATGGATCGCATCTTCGGCTGGCACAATTGGCCCGGCCTGGAAGCCGGGCATATCGCCATCCATGAGAAGGCCGTGATGGCCGCCGGCGCCCGATTCGACATCACCTTCGATGGCCATGCCGGCCACGCCGCCCTGCCGCATATGACTCGCGATCCCATGCTGGGCATCGGCCACGCCATCGTGGCGCTGCAATCCATCGTGGGGCGCAACGTGGACCCGCTGCAATCGGCCGTGGTCAGTGTCACCATCGCCGAGGCCGGCACGGCCGGGAACCAGATTTCCAACCGCGCCAAGCTGACCGGCACCGCGCGCTGGCTCGACGAATCGGTGGGTGACCTGATCGAGGCCCGCATGCGCGAGATCGCCCATGGCATCGCCGCCGCCTATGGCCTGACTGCCGAGGTGGGGTTCCGACGCGGCGTGCCCGTCACCGCCAATCACCCGGCCGAGCGCGAGACGGCGGCGGCCGCCGCCGCCAGCGTCACCACCATCCGCCGCGACCTGCCGCCCGCCATGACCGGCGAGGATTTCTCCTGGTTCCTGGGCGAAGTGCCCGGCGCCTTCGTCTGGATCGGCAATGGCCCGGCCGATGGCGGGCGCGAATTGCACCACCCCGCCTATGACTTCAATGACGACGTGCTGCCCGCGGCCTCAGGCTTCCTCGCCGCTGTTGCCAAGCGCGCACTTGGAGAGAATTGA
- a CDS encoding cysteine dioxygenase, translating into MPDISRLRRYIQAMTRLADQDPSEARWLSEGEALLADLIAHDDWLPEALAEPGPTYRQYLLHCDPLERFSVVSFVWGIGQRTPIHNHKVWGLVGMLRGAEVSVTMHPEPGKPMREGQVDRLTPGQVVGVGSGEEDVHWVENAIPDRPSISIHVYGGNIGAIERHVFDGATSARKRFVSGYTNSVVPNLWDRSAELV; encoded by the coding sequence ATGCCGGATATCTCAAGGTTGCGCCGCTACATCCAGGCGATGACGCGCCTCGCGGACCAGGACCCCAGCGAGGCGCGCTGGCTCTCCGAGGGCGAGGCGCTGCTGGCCGACCTCATCGCCCATGATGACTGGCTGCCCGAGGCGCTGGCCGAACCCGGCCCCACCTATCGCCAGTATCTGCTGCATTGCGACCCGCTGGAGCGTTTCTCGGTGGTCAGCTTCGTCTGGGGCATCGGCCAGCGCACGCCGATCCACAACCACAAGGTCTGGGGCCTGGTCGGCATGCTGCGCGGCGCCGAAGTCAGCGTCACCATGCACCCCGAGCCCGGGAAGCCCATGCGCGAGGGCCAGGTGGACCGTCTGACGCCGGGCCAAGTGGTCGGCGTCGGCTCGGGCGAGGAGGATGTGCATTGGGTGGAAAACGCCATCCCCGATCGCCCCTCCATCTCCATCCATGTCTATGGCGGCAATATTGGCGCCATTGAACGGCATGTGTTTGACGGGGCGACGAGTGCGCGCAAGCGCTTCGTCTCGGGCTACACCAACAGTGTGGTGCCCAATCTCTGGGACCGATCCGCGGAATTGGTCTGA
- a CDS encoding lipid A deacylase LpxR family protein: MPIRPFGATLLLLLASLTPAVAQTGGAEPRAAEATAARKADPAGSFSVSYDNDLFAGTDRYYTSGLQFDWRSASENPPGWLAWLNNRPGNFLFPQGGAPRWGLSAGQNIFTPSDTQRRNPDPQDRPYAGWLYGAVSLVSSTATEFGGLELQVGVVGPSALGRQAQNGVHRLRNLDRANGWSYQLKDEVGVNLILSRQWRFNQEVGVGGLSVGMVPSLTGSLGNVLTYASAGLVLRLGNNLTADFGPPRNRPAISGSAFFEPGEGFSWYVFAGIEGRAVARNIFLDGNSLQDSRSVERIPGVADASVGAVLMLSRARLTASYTFRSREFSTQPEAAQYGSISLSVRF; encoded by the coding sequence ATGCCCATCCGCCCCTTCGGCGCCACCCTCCTGCTTCTCCTGGCCAGCCTGACGCCGGCTGTTGCCCAGACAGGGGGCGCCGAACCGCGCGCTGCCGAAGCCACGGCCGCGCGCAAGGCGGACCCGGCCGGCAGCTTCTCGGTCTCCTATGACAACGACCTCTTTGCCGGGACGGACCGCTACTACACGAGCGGCCTTCAGTTCGACTGGCGCTCGGCCTCCGAGAATCCGCCTGGTTGGCTGGCCTGGCTGAACAACCGCCCGGGCAATTTCCTGTTTCCGCAGGGCGGCGCGCCGCGCTGGGGGCTTTCGGCCGGGCAGAACATCTTCACCCCCAGCGACACGCAGCGCCGCAACCCCGACCCGCAGGACCGGCCCTATGCCGGCTGGCTCTACGGCGCCGTCTCCCTCGTATCCAGCACGGCCACCGAATTTGGCGGGCTGGAATTGCAGGTCGGTGTGGTGGGGCCCTCGGCCCTTGGGCGCCAGGCGCAGAACGGCGTGCACCGCCTGCGCAACCTCGATCGCGCCAATGGCTGGAGCTATCAGCTCAAGGATGAGGTGGGCGTGAACCTCATCCTCTCGCGGCAATGGCGCTTCAACCAGGAGGTGGGCGTGGGCGGGCTCTCGGTCGGCATGGTGCCGAGCCTGACGGGCAGCCTGGGCAATGTGCTGACCTATGCGAGTGCCGGCCTGGTGCTGCGCCTGGGCAACAACCTGACGGCGGATTTCGGGCCGCCGCGCAACCGCCCGGCCATCTCAGGCTCGGCCTTCTTCGAGCCGGGTGAGGGCTTCAGCTGGTATGTCTTTGCCGGCATCGAGGGCCGCGCCGTGGCGCGCAACATTTTCCTCGATGGCAACAGCCTCCAGGACAGCCGCAGCGTGGAGCGCATTCCCGGCGTGGCGGATGCCAGCGTGGGGGCGGTGCTCATGCTCAGCCGGGCACGGCTGACGGCGAGCTACACCTTTCGCAGCCG